Genomic window (Candidatus Latescibacter sp.):
GTGATTCATGAATTCTGAAAATCAGGGATTGTCTGAACCGGTGATGCGCGTGATTATCATGATAAAAGATGATTGTTTTATCAGGTATTTATCAGGCTTCTATCATTCGAATCACTGGTTCAGACAGGTTTTAAAAGGCTGATTTGTTAATACTATGTACGCTCTTATCGACTGCAATAACTTCTATGTTTCCTGCGAGCGGATATTCAATCCGCGGCTTAAAGGAAAGCCTGTAGTGGTGCTTTCCAACAATGACGGCTGTGTGGTTGCCCGCTCGAACGAAGCCAAAGCCCTGGGAATACCGCCGGGGATAGCGGCATTCAAAATCCGCCACCTCATCGAGAGCGGGGAGGTGTATGCGTATTCCTCGAATTATTCGCTCTACGGCGACATTTCCCGGCGGGTCATGGAAACGATGGCGCAGTTCTCGCCGGAGATCGAGGTGTATTCCATCGACGAGGCATTTCTGAAACTGGCCGGTTTCGGGCATCTCGACCTGACCGAGTACGGCCGCACCATGCGCGCCACGGTAAAAAAATGGGTCGGCATGCCCATATCGATCGGGATCGGGGAAACCAAAACCATCGCCAAGATAGCGCAGCGCATCGCCAAGAAGTCGAAAAAAGCTGATGGCGTGCTGAATCTGGCCGGTTCGCCGCACCTGGAACACGCGCTCGCTCTGACCGGGGTGGAGGACGTCTGGGGTGTGGGGAGGAGCTACACCCGCTTTCTGAAGAAAAACGGGGTGGAGACCGCACTCGATCTCCGGAATGCGGAAACCGGCTGGGTGAAAAAGCATATGGGGATTGTGGGAGTGAGGATTGTCGAAGAGCTTCGCGGGATCCCCTGCCTCACTTTGGAGATGTGCCCGCCGCCCAAGAAAGGAATCACGGTGTCACGGTCTTTCGGG
Coding sequences:
- a CDS encoding Y-family DNA polymerase — encoded protein: MYALIDCNNFYVSCERIFNPRLKGKPVVVLSNNDGCVVARSNEAKALGIPPGIAAFKIRHLIESGEVYAYSSNYSLYGDISRRVMETMAQFSPEIEVYSIDEAFLKLAGFGHLDLTEYGRTMRATVKKWVGMPISIGIGETKTIAKIAQRIAKKSKKADGVLNLAGSPHLEHALALTGVEDVWGVGRSYTRFLKKNGVETALDLRNAETGWVKKHMGIVGVRIVEELRGIPCLTLEMCPPPKKGITVSRSFGKLVDSLGGMQEAVAAYAARAGEKLRRERLAAGALMIFIMTNRFRDEPQYTNSTAMELPVPTACTPELIQYALICLDRIYRKGYRFYKAGIILDALVPWGRIQTDLFDARNRDLDKRLMFALDEVNARHGAGALTFAVTGIQRPWKTKFNRRSPRYTTRWAELAEVVVG